Proteins encoded together in one Sulfitobacter pontiacus window:
- a CDS encoding TfoX/Sxy family protein has product MTDPVSSIRNLGPAFEESCARAGIHSAQELRDLGADAAYEKLLQNGQRPHFIGYYVLVMGLQGRPWNDCKGEEKKALRVKFDAIKARAHDTGRSEFERMMNLIGVREA; this is encoded by the coding sequence ATGACTGACCCTGTTTCTTCCATCCGCAATCTTGGCCCCGCGTTCGAGGAAAGCTGCGCCCGTGCTGGCATCCACTCTGCGCAAGAGCTGCGCGATCTTGGTGCCGATGCAGCCTACGAGAAGTTGCTGCAAAATGGTCAGCGCCCCCACTTCATCGGGTACTATGTTCTGGTGATGGGGCTTCAGGGGCGCCCGTGGAACGACTGCAAGGGGGAAGAAAAGAAAGCCCTGCGGGTCAAGTTCGACGCGATCAAGGCCCGTGCCCATGATACCGGACGATCTGAATTCGAACGCATGATGAACCTGATCGGTGTGCGCGAGGCGTAA
- a CDS encoding ABC-F family ATP-binding cassette domain-containing protein — MLSISEINYSVEGRPLFEEASAVIPEGHKVGLVGQNGAGKTTLFKIIRGELSLDAGDISLPSRAKIGGIAQEVPSSDVSLIDTVLAADVERAALMHEAETTDDPARIAEVQTRLADIDAWSAEGRAAAILKGLGFDDHDQQQPCSAYSGGWRMRVALAGVLFAQPDLLLLDEPTNYLDLEGALWLENYLSKYPHTVIIISHDRGLLNRAVGGILHLEDRKLTYYQGNYDQFAKMRAEKRAQLTAQAKKQQAHKAHMQAFVDRFKAKASKAKQAQSRMKAIEKMVTITPPEEAARKVFTFPQPDELSPPIISIEGGSTGYTEGQPVLSRLNLRIDQDDRIALLGKNGQGKSTLSKLLSNRLVLFEGKAINSSKLRIGFFAQHQVDELIVHETPLQHMISARPGVMQSKLRAQLAGFGLGPDQADTEVGRLSGGQKARLSLLLATLDAPHLLILDEPTNHLDIESREALVEALTRYSGAVILVSHDMHLLSMVADRLWLVSNGTVKPYEDDLEAYRKMLLTVEKPVSKNPKPVKEAPKPKRANREDILALRAEVRTAEARVTKINDMRDKLAKKLADPALYEKDKVGELEVWNKKYAEVMAALERAEAIWMGALEKLETASA, encoded by the coding sequence ATGTTAAGCATTTCAGAAATCAACTATTCCGTCGAAGGCCGTCCCTTGTTCGAGGAAGCCAGCGCGGTCATCCCCGAAGGCCACAAAGTGGGTCTGGTCGGGCAAAACGGTGCGGGTAAAACCACGCTGTTCAAAATCATTCGCGGAGAGCTGTCGCTGGACGCGGGCGACATCAGCCTGCCCTCGCGCGCCAAGATCGGGGGCATCGCCCAAGAGGTCCCGTCCTCTGACGTGTCGCTGATCGATACGGTGCTGGCCGCCGATGTCGAACGCGCCGCCTTGATGCACGAGGCAGAGACAACGGATGATCCCGCGCGCATCGCCGAGGTGCAGACCCGCCTTGCCGATATCGACGCCTGGTCCGCCGAAGGCCGTGCCGCCGCGATCCTCAAGGGGCTCGGCTTTGACGACCATGATCAGCAGCAGCCCTGTTCGGCCTACTCGGGCGGGTGGCGGATGCGCGTGGCGCTGGCGGGCGTTCTGTTCGCGCAGCCAGATTTGCTGCTGTTGGACGAACCGACCAACTACCTTGATCTTGAAGGCGCGTTGTGGCTGGAAAACTACCTGTCGAAATACCCGCACACGGTGATCATCATCAGCCACGACCGTGGTCTGTTGAACCGTGCCGTCGGTGGTATCCTGCACCTCGAAGACCGTAAGCTCACGTATTATCAGGGTAATTACGACCAATTCGCGAAAATGCGGGCCGAAAAGCGCGCGCAGCTGACAGCGCAGGCGAAAAAGCAGCAAGCGCATAAGGCGCATATGCAGGCGTTCGTTGATCGCTTTAAGGCCAAGGCCTCCAAGGCGAAACAGGCGCAGTCGCGGATGAAGGCCATCGAGAAGATGGTGACAATCACGCCGCCGGAAGAAGCCGCGCGCAAGGTCTTTACCTTCCCGCAACCCGATGAGCTTTCGCCGCCCATCATCAGTATCGAAGGCGGATCGACCGGCTATACCGAAGGCCAGCCCGTGCTGTCGCGCCTGAACCTGCGGATCGACCAAGACGACCGCATCGCGCTGTTGGGCAAAAACGGTCAGGGTAAATCTACCCTGTCAAAGCTGCTCTCCAACCGTTTGGTGTTGTTCGAGGGCAAGGCGATCAACTCCAGCAAGCTGCGCATCGGGTTCTTTGCACAGCATCAGGTGGATGAATTGATCGTCCATGAAACGCCGCTGCAGCATATGATCAGCGCGCGCCCCGGTGTGATGCAATCCAAGCTGCGCGCACAGCTGGCGGGGTTCGGTCTGGGGCCGGATCAGGCCGATACCGAAGTGGGGCGTTTGTCGGGTGGGCAAAAGGCGCGTCTGTCGCTGCTGCTCGCCACATTGGACGCACCGCATCTGCTGATCCTCGATGAGCCGACCAACCACCTTGATATCGAATCGCGCGAAGCGCTGGTCGAGGCGTTGACGCGCTATTCCGGCGCTGTGATCCTTGTCAGCCACGATATGCACCTTTTGTCGATGGTCGCGGACCGTCTGTGGCTGGTGTCGAATGGCACGGTCAAACCTTATGAGGATGACCTCGAAGCCTATCGCAAGATGCTGCTGACTGTGGAAAAGCCCGTCAGCAAGAACCCCAAACCGGTCAAGGAAGCGCCAAAACCCAAACGCGCCAACCGCGAAGATATCCTTGCCCTGCGCGCCGAAGTGCGCACGGCCGAGGCGCGGGTGACCAAGATCAACGACATGCGCGACAAGCTTGCGAAAAAGCTCGCGGACCCTGCCCTTTACGAAAAGGACAAAGTCGGCGAACTTGAGGTCTGGAACAAGAAATACGCCGAGGTCATGGCCGCGCTTGAACGGGCGGAAGCGATCTGGATGGGCGCGTTGGAAAAACTGGAAACCGCGTCGGCGTAA
- a CDS encoding MarC family protein, giving the protein MALDLAFMITAFATMIVIIDPFAIGPMFLALTPGMTPRQRRLIAWRSVVIAGLLLLVFAAFGEAVLGFIGISMPAFRVAGGVLLFLTALDMLFDRRTKRREGHAEADDDHDDPSVFPLAIPLIAGPGSIASVILLTGEKPGLEGLVTVVAITFAVLIIMGITMQASGYLENALGKVGINVITRLLGMLLAALSVQFVLDGLSAFGFGPGPG; this is encoded by the coding sequence ATGGCACTTGATCTGGCATTCATGATCACCGCGTTCGCGACGATGATCGTGATCATTGACCCCTTTGCGATTGGCCCGATGTTTCTGGCCCTGACCCCCGGCATGACCCCGCGCCAGCGCCGGTTGATTGCGTGGCGGTCGGTTGTCATCGCGGGGCTGCTGCTGCTGGTCTTTGCTGCGTTTGGCGAGGCTGTGCTCGGCTTTATCGGGATCTCCATGCCCGCCTTTCGTGTCGCGGGGGGCGTGCTGCTGTTTCTGACCGCGCTTGATATGTTGTTCGACCGCCGCACGAAACGCCGTGAGGGCCATGCCGAGGCGGATGACGATCACGACGACCCTTCGGTTTTTCCGCTAGCCATTCCCTTGATCGCGGGCCCCGGCTCTATCGCGTCGGTGATCCTGCTGACGGGCGAGAAACCGGGCCTTGAAGGGCTGGTGACCGTCGTCGCGATCACTTTTGCCGTTCTGATCATCATGGGCATCACGATGCAGGCCAGCGGCTACCTTGAAAACGCTTTGGGCAAGGTCGGGATCAACGTGATCACGCGGCTTTTGGGTATGCTGCTTGCCGCGCTGTCGGTGCAATTCGTGCTCGACGGGCTCAGCGCCTTTGGTTTCGGGCCGGGTCCGGGCTGA
- a CDS encoding amino acid ABC transporter substrate-binding protein, with product MIKHATLTAIALATGVSAAQAETLNVGMSGGYFPFTFVKLDELQGFEVDFINAVAKETGDEVNFVTMSFSGLIGALESGRIDTIANQITITPEREAKFAFSQPYVFDGAQVVVKEGNEDTIGSVEDLSGKTVAVNLGSNFEELLNELPNAGEIDIRTYESNIAQDTALGRVDAFVMDRVSSAQLIAESPLPLALAGKPFSEIRNALPFRNDDEGQALRDRFDAAITKLKEDGTLTEISEKWFGSDITTAE from the coding sequence ATGATCAAACACGCCACACTCACCGCAATCGCCCTTGCTACCGGCGTCAGTGCTGCTCAGGCAGAGACGCTGAATGTCGGCATGTCGGGCGGGTACTTTCCCTTTACCTTCGTGAAGCTTGACGAGCTTCAAGGTTTCGAGGTCGATTTCATCAACGCCGTCGCCAAGGAAACCGGCGACGAAGTTAACTTTGTCACCATGTCCTTTTCCGGCCTGATCGGCGCGCTGGAATCTGGCCGCATCGACACGATCGCCAACCAGATCACCATCACCCCCGAACGCGAGGCGAAATTCGCCTTTTCGCAGCCCTATGTCTTTGACGGGGCGCAGGTCGTGGTGAAAGAGGGCAACGAAGACACCATCGGCAGTGTCGAGGATCTGAGCGGGAAGACCGTTGCGGTCAACCTCGGCTCCAACTTCGAGGAACTGCTGAACGAGCTGCCGAACGCGGGCGAGATCGACATTCGCACCTATGAAAGCAACATTGCGCAAGACACGGCCCTTGGTCGCGTGGATGCCTTTGTAATGGACCGCGTTTCTTCGGCCCAGCTGATCGCGGAAAGCCCGCTGCCGCTGGCGCTTGCGGGCAAACCCTTTAGCGAGATCCGCAACGCGCTGCCCTTCCGCAACGATGACGAAGGTCAGGCCCTGCGTGACCGCTTCGACGCCGCGATCACCAAGCTGAAAGAAGACGGCACCCTGACCGAGATTTCGGAAAAATGGTTCGGCTCTGACATCACAACAGCCGAGTAA
- a CDS encoding DUF4112 domain-containing protein, with the protein MPHTPDVQHDLDRLRGLARTMDSALRVPVLGIRLGWDSILGLIPGVGDVLALAPAGYILKEAHRMGASRSVLARMGANVGIDLAIGAIPLIGDIFDVGWKANIRNVDLLHRHLEQTAPMKTVSPVDGELSSHHPTLKG; encoded by the coding sequence ATGCCACATACCCCCGATGTTCAACACGACCTTGACCGGCTGCGTGGCCTTGCCCGTACGATGGATAGCGCCCTACGGGTGCCTGTTCTCGGCATTCGGCTGGGCTGGGACAGCATCCTTGGCCTGATACCGGGCGTTGGCGACGTTCTGGCATTGGCACCGGCGGGCTATATCTTGAAGGAAGCGCATCGCATGGGCGCAAGCCGCTCGGTTCTCGCGCGTATGGGGGCGAATGTGGGCATCGACCTTGCGATCGGTGCGATCCCCCTGATCGGTGACATCTTTGACGTGGGCTGGAAGGCAAACATCCGCAACGTCGATCTGTTGCACCGTCATCTTGAGCAAACGGCACCGATGAAAACCGTGAGCCCTGTGGACGGTGAGCTGTCGTCACACCATCCGACCCTGAAGGGCTGA
- a CDS encoding DNA polymerase III subunit chi — MGAAYFYHLTQRPLVETLTMLLGKAQGAGWRVAVRGTDQSLLEQLDVALWRGPEDGFLPHGLAGGPHDAEQPVLLTTDTHAPNNASCVFSIHGAAVSAQEVAALDRVCILFDGLDDHALNVARDQWKSLKAAGASAQYWSEESGRWEKKAET, encoded by the coding sequence ATGGGTGCCGCGTATTTCTACCATCTGACCCAGCGACCGCTGGTCGAAACGCTGACCATGCTTTTGGGCAAGGCCCAAGGCGCGGGCTGGCGTGTGGCGGTACGCGGCACCGATCAATCCTTGCTGGAACAGCTTGACGTCGCCCTGTGGCGCGGGCCCGAGGATGGCTTTCTGCCTCATGGTCTGGCCGGTGGCCCCCATGATGCCGAACAGCCGGTTTTGCTGACCACGGACACCCACGCGCCGAATAACGCAAGCTGCGTGTTCTCGATCCACGGCGCGGCTGTGTCGGCCCAGGAAGTCGCAGCGCTGGATCGGGTGTGCATCCTGTTCGACGGGCTGGACGACCACGCCTTGAACGTCGCGCGGGACCAGTGGAAATCGCTGAAAGCCGCAGGAGCCTCTGCGCAATACTGGTCCGAGGAATCGGGTCGTTGGGAGAAAAAGGCAGAGACCTAA
- a CDS encoding amino acid ABC transporter permease — protein MRGLDFEYMWGLLPVLLGYVPLTLFMAFVGMVCALVLASVLAVERVIRVPVLDVFVRLFISFFRGTPLLVQLFLFYYGLPQVLSFLGKIDGVTATIMGLTLHFSAYMAESIRAAILGVDRSQWEAAQAVGMTQGQMMRQIILPQASRVAAPTLVNYFIDMIKGTSLAFTLGVTELMGATQKEAAGSFLYFEAFLVVAAIYWVMVETLAFAQRHLEVYLNKAHAR, from the coding sequence ATGCGGGGACTGGATTTCGAATATATGTGGGGCTTGCTGCCCGTGTTGCTGGGCTATGTCCCGCTGACGCTGTTCATGGCGTTTGTGGGCATGGTCTGCGCATTGGTGCTGGCCTCTGTGCTCGCGGTTGAACGGGTGATTCGGGTTCCGGTCCTCGACGTTTTTGTGCGGCTGTTCATCAGCTTCTTTCGCGGCACGCCGTTGTTGGTGCAGTTGTTCCTGTTCTACTACGGCCTGCCGCAAGTCCTGAGCTTTCTGGGCAAGATCGACGGCGTCACCGCGACCATCATGGGGCTGACTCTGCATTTCTCGGCCTATATGGCGGAAAGCATCCGCGCCGCCATTCTGGGTGTGGACCGCAGCCAGTGGGAGGCCGCGCAGGCCGTTGGCATGACCCAAGGCCAGATGATGCGCCAGATTATTCTGCCACAGGCCTCGCGGGTCGCGGCACCGACTTTGGTGAACTACTTTATCGATATGATCAAAGGCACCTCGCTGGCCTTTACCCTCGGGGTGACCGAACTGATGGGGGCGACCCAGAAAGAGGCGGCGGGCAGCTTCCTCTACTTCGAAGCCTTTCTCGTCGTCGCCGCGATCTATTGGGTCATGGTAGAGACATTGGCCTTCGCACAGCGTCACCTAGAGGTCTATCTGAACAAGGCACATGCGCGATGA
- a CDS encoding TIGR02281 family clan AA aspartic protease: MPDIETGRLIYLIVLMAMVAGWFFMQSRQGWNKTLQQVAVWAMIFTGVAAGYGLWEDINRQGDIPRQAYEASTGSVTLPRARDGHYYLTATINGTPLRFVVDTGATDMVLTRADAEAAGLSPDSLNYLGRASTANGEVRTAYVRLDEVELGGVRDTDVPAVVNEGEMRQSLLGMGYLQRWGRIEITNGELILTR, from the coding sequence ATGCCGGACATTGAAACAGGACGTTTGATCTATCTGATCGTGCTCATGGCGATGGTCGCGGGCTGGTTCTTTATGCAAAGCCGTCAGGGCTGGAACAAGACGCTGCAACAGGTCGCGGTCTGGGCCATGATCTTTACCGGTGTCGCCGCGGGCTACGGCCTGTGGGAGGATATCAACCGGCAAGGCGACATCCCGCGCCAAGCCTATGAGGCCAGCACCGGCAGCGTCACCCTGCCACGCGCCCGCGACGGGCATTATTATCTGACGGCGACGATCAACGGCACGCCGCTCCGCTTTGTGGTGGACACCGGTGCGACAGATATGGTGCTGACCCGCGCCGATGCCGAAGCCGCAGGGCTCTCGCCCGATAGCCTGAACTATCTGGGCCGTGCCAGCACCGCCAATGGCGAAGTGCGCACTGCCTATGTGCGGCTGGACGAGGTTGAACTGGGCGGGGTGCGCGATACCGATGTGCCCGCGGTCGTGAACGAAGGCGAGATGCGGCAATCCTTGCTGGGGATGGGCTATCTGCAACGCTGGGGCCGGATCGAGATCACCAACGGAGAGTTGATCCTCACCCGGTAA
- a CDS encoding RSP_7527 family protein, translating to MKTEATYKTATPVEVDRLLAEANALRSAYISAAVAKASRKFTGLFRTAPRGTAAA from the coding sequence ATGAAAACCGAAGCTACATACAAAACCGCCACTCCGGTCGAAGTCGACCGTCTTCTTGCCGAAGCCAACGCGCTGCGCAGTGCCTATATCTCTGCCGCTGTTGCCAAAGCATCGCGCAAGTTTACCGGCCTGTTCCGCACCGCACCCCGCGGCACGGCAGCAGCCTAA
- the ndk gene encoding nucleoside-diphosphate kinase has protein sequence MALERTFSIIKPDATRRNLTGKINAKFEEAGLRIVAQKRIHMTKAQAGVFYAVHAERPFYDELCEFMASEPVVVQVLEGEGAIAKNREVMGATNPADAAEGTIRAEFAESVGENSVHGSDAPETAAVEIAYFFSGLELVG, from the coding sequence ATGGCCCTTGAGCGCACATTCTCGATCATCAAACCAGACGCAACACGCCGCAACCTGACCGGCAAAATCAACGCCAAATTCGAAGAAGCCGGCCTGCGCATCGTCGCACAAAAGCGTATTCACATGACAAAGGCACAAGCCGGCGTTTTCTATGCCGTGCACGCCGAGCGTCCTTTCTATGACGAACTGTGCGAATTCATGGCGTCCGAGCCTGTTGTTGTTCAGGTTCTCGAAGGCGAAGGTGCCATCGCGAAAAACCGCGAAGTGATGGGCGCAACCAACCCAGCAGACGCAGCCGAAGGCACGATCCGCGCAGAATTCGCCGAATCCGTTGGCGAAAACTCCGTTCACGGGTCCGACGCACCTGAAACAGCCGCAGTCGAAATCGCGTATTTCTTCTCCGGTCTGGAACTGGTTGGCTAA
- a CDS encoding DUF1127 domain-containing protein produces the protein MSYTSTYTAAPVAGLMPKLRQSLDAFRAYSADQRAKRQTFRELSAMNDRDLADIGVARGEIRHIASQAVALR, from the coding sequence ATGAGCTATACATCCACATATACCGCCGCACCTGTTGCGGGTCTGATGCCCAAGCTGCGCCAGTCGCTTGATGCATTCCGTGCCTACAGCGCTGACCAACGCGCCAAACGCCAGACCTTCCGCGAGCTGTCGGCGATGAATGACCGGGATCTGGCAGATATCGGTGTTGCACGTGGCGAGATCCGCCATATTGCCTCGCAAGCGGTTGCCCTGCGCTAA